A single genomic interval of Danio aesculapii chromosome 5, fDanAes4.1, whole genome shotgun sequence harbors:
- the gpr107 gene encoding protein GPR107 produces MASGKRCMFTVINVIITVLVIESQCRVHHLVLKDDIRQRVHLNTFGFYKDGYMSMIMNHLSFTDGKMDNIDSSTIGFSLDRANNNGFSTYLDEGLDYCPLKKDPSSSFAGVLLLLDFKNNLVRKKTSAETGVFPKIMSVSPKKTADEGQVEKGKEPQNKESDDGSQSKTSKSKRDAENKAEDTYPLEKENDFYSFQFYFNVTTDEQQGLYNFYFYNCYSLPMNQDSSVSDMLPFSIEIIIEEKNPESFLSAGEIPLPKLYICMSIFFFLIGILWVHVLRTHGADVYKIHWLMAALPFTKSLSLIFHAIDYYYISNQGFPIEPWAVVYYITHLLKGALLFITIALIGTGWAFVKHILSDKDKKIFMIVIPLQVLANVAYIIIESTEEGSSEYGLWMEILFLVDLLCCGAILFPVVWSIRHLQEASATDGKAAINLAQLKLFRHYYVMIVCYIYFTRIIASLIKVIVPFQWKWLYQLMNELATLTFFFLTGHKFRPASYNPYLLLSVEDEDMEMDDVVTTSTAIGEGVKKVKKVSNGPSEERESMA; encoded by the exons ATGGCGTCCGGCAAGAGGTGTATGTTTACAGTTATTAATGTGATTATTACAGTGCTTGTCATAGAAAGTCAGTGTCGAGTCCATCATCTTGTACTCAAG GATGACATCCGTCAGCGGGTCCACCTGAACACGTTCGGCTTTTATAAGGATGGTTACATGAGTATGATCATGAACCACCTCAGCTTTACTGATGGCAAGATGGACAACATTGACAGCTCCACG ATTGGTTTCAGCCTAGATCGTGCAAACAATAATGGTTTCTCCACATACCTG GATGAGGGTCTAGATTACTGTCCTCTGAAAAAGGATCCAAGTAGTAGTTTCGCTGGAGTGCTTCTCTTACTGGACTTCAAGAATAACCT TGTCAGGAAGAAGACTTCAGCAGAGACGGGCGTTTTTCCCAAAATCATGTCTGTGTCACCTAAAAAAACTGCAGATGAGGGGCAAGTTGAAAAGGGGAAGGAACCCCAAAACAAGGAGTCCGATGATGGATCTCAGTCCAAGA CATCTAAATCCAAGCGTGATGCTGAG AACAAGGCAGAAGATACCTATCCTCTAGAGAAGGAAAATGATTTCTACTCCTTCCAG ttttacttCAATGTCACTACCGATGAGCAGCAGGGCCTTTATAACTTCTACTTCTACAACTGCTATTCTTTGCCAATGAACCAGGACAGCTCTGTGTCAGACATGCTACCTTTCAGCATTGAG ATCATAATCGAGGAGAAGAATCCAGAGAGCTTCCTCTCTGCAGGAGAGATCCCTTTGCCTAAGCTCTACATCTGCATGTCCATCTTCTTCTTCCTTATTGGCATACTGTGGGTTCATGTTTTGCGGACACATGG TGCTGATGTTTACAAGATTCATTGGTTGATGGCTGCTCTTCCATTTACAAAGTCGCTTTCCCTTATTTTCCATGCT ATTGACTACTACTACATTTCCAATCAGGGCTTTCCTATTGAACCCTGGGCTGTGGTCTATTACATTACTCATCT ACTGAAGGGCGCGCTGTTGTTCATCACTATAGCCTTAATAGGAACTGGCTGGGCCTTTGTCAAGCATATTCTTTCAGATAAAGACAAGAAGATTTTCATGATCGTCATTCCACTCCAG GTTCTGGCCAATGTGGCATACATTATTATTGAGTCCACAGAGGAGGGCTCCAGTGAGTATGGTTTGTGGATGGAGATCTTGTTTCTGGTGGATCTGCTCTGCTGCGGTGCTATTCTCTTTCCTGTGGTCTG GTCCATTAGACATTTACAAGAGGCATCAGCAACAGATGGCAAAG CTGCCATCAATCTGGCTCAACTGAAACTTTTTAGGCACTATTATGTGATG ATTGTATGCTATATTTATTTCACCCGCATCATTGCCAGTCTCATCAAGGTCATTGTCCCTTTCCAGTGGAAGTGGCTCTACCAG CTGATGAATGAGCTGGCCACTCTGACCTTCTTCTTCTTAACTGGGCACAAGTTCCGGCCAGCCTCCTACAACCCTTACTTGCTGTTGTCTGTGGAGGATGAAGACATGGAGATGGACGATGT GGTAACGACCTCAACAGCCATAGGAGAGGGTGTTAAGAAAGTGAAGAAAGTGTCAAACGGACCATCAGAAGAGAGGGAGAGCATGGCATGA